The window TGACAGCAAGTGTGCATCTTGACGTACAGATGTGCCGGTCCCGATCATCTTTAATATCAATTTGAAATACCATTGTACGGCGCCCTACATGTACAGGAACAGCCGTCGCTGTCACTACTCCATCACGTACAGATTTTAAATGATTGGCATTGATTTCAATCCCTGAGCAAACTTGCTGAGTTAAGTCTAAATGAGCCGCAGCCCCCATGCTTGCCACTGTTTCTGCTAGAGCAGCAGATGCTCCTCCGTGCAGCAGTCCAAATGGCTGTTTTGTTCTGTGATCGACTGGCATTGTCGCCACGCATCGTGACTTATTACACTCTACAATCTCAATCCCAAGTGCCTCAAGCAGTGTATTTGATCCACTCACTTCCATCAGGGTTCTCTCCCTTCACACTTTTACAGCACACTTTCAGATTTTGCAATTAACACCGCTTCGGTTCGAGAGCCAACATTCAGCTTATTAAAGATGGACGTCAAGCTGTATTCAATCGAGCGTTTGCTCAAATGAAGCACATCGGCAATCTCTTGGTTCGTGTATCCTTTTTCCACTTCTCTGAGGATCAAACACTCTCGCTCTGTTAACAGCTCATGATCGGTCTGCTGCGCCTGTTCTGGCTTTTCTTGCTGCTGTGAAATTAATTTCTTTAAATAGGATAGCTGAATGACAACTTCTCCTTGCAATGTGCGGTGTATGTATTCAATAATTTTGTCTTTTGTCTCTGTTTTACTAATTGCACCGTGCAATCCAGCCCGAATGGCCTCTTCAAAATAATCATCTACTTCATACCCTGTATAAATGATAATTTTCACTTGCTGGTTGGTTTCTAGAATTTGTTTCGCAATGTCCATTCCATTGATATCCCCGAGATTTAAATCCATCAAAATCACAT is drawn from Bacillus pumilus and contains these coding sequences:
- a CDS encoding hotdog fold thioesterase encodes the protein MEVSGSNTLLEALGIEIVECNKSRCVATMPVDHRTKQPFGLLHGGASAALAETVASMGAAAHLDLTQQVCSGIEINANHLKSVRDGVVTATAVPVHVGRRTMVFQIDIKDDRDRHICTSRCTLAVIDRI
- a CDS encoding response regulator transcription factor, with the translated sequence MKKILVIDDHPAVMEGTKSILESDQQLSVDCLSPDAEAAFLKTHDFSIYDVILMDLNLGDINGMDIAKQILETNQQVKIIIYTGYEVDDYFEEAIRAGLHGAISKTETKDKIIEYIHRTLQGEVVIQLSYLKKLISQQQEKPEQAQQTDHELLTERECLILREVEKGYTNQEIADVLHLSKRSIEYSLTSIFNKLNVGSRTEAVLIAKSESVL